The Leptospira bouyouniensis genome contains a region encoding:
- a CDS encoding PLP-dependent cysteine synthase family protein, translating into MIDPISKGIDDFGNSLLQALNNVQGIFGKELSVAKPIKDNVLQLIGNTPLIRLNRIGSEYSGLQFYLKAEFLNPTGSAKDRTAIAMVLDAEKRGKLKRGMPIILSGAGSSSVSFTWIGKVKGYPVYCLVPLTTSPERVQLLRSYGAEVTVTNESDPLKIMELAEAKAKKLGGYIPDELENPANPNFHFKTTGPEIWRDLQGKVGAVISAPGSGGAITGIGRYLKSQDRRVKVIIAGKQNSPFMEYGKTDNPKERERIRLPAVYDPKLIDHYFHVTKDEALHLQADLYEKEGIFAGLTTGTVITGALRFSETLSESEKNDRNPFNIVILSPDRD; encoded by the coding sequence ATGATCGATCCAATTTCCAAAGGAATAGACGACTTTGGCAACAGTTTGTTGCAAGCCCTCAATAATGTACAAGGTATCTTTGGAAAGGAACTTTCCGTTGCCAAACCAATTAAAGACAATGTTTTGCAATTGATTGGCAACACACCTCTCATTCGTTTGAATCGAATTGGCTCTGAATATTCAGGATTACAGTTTTATTTAAAAGCTGAATTTTTAAATCCGACAGGTTCTGCCAAAGACCGTACCGCCATTGCAATGGTGTTAGACGCTGAAAAACGTGGAAAACTAAAAAGAGGAATGCCCATCATCCTTTCTGGGGCAGGTTCTTCATCGGTGAGTTTTACCTGGATCGGAAAAGTGAAAGGATACCCTGTGTATTGTTTGGTACCACTAACAACTTCACCAGAACGTGTCCAACTCCTTCGCAGTTATGGTGCAGAAGTCACTGTCACCAATGAATCGGATCCCTTGAAAATAATGGAACTTGCGGAAGCAAAAGCAAAAAAATTGGGAGGTTACATTCCTGATGAGTTGGAAAATCCAGCCAACCCCAATTTCCATTTCAAAACAACAGGGCCTGAAATCTGGCGCGACTTACAGGGGAAAGTGGGAGCTGTGATTTCTGCTCCTGGTTCTGGTGGCGCTATTACTGGGATTGGGCGTTACCTCAAGTCACAAGACAGAAGGGTAAAGGTGATCATAGCCGGGAAACAAAACTCTCCCTTTATGGAATATGGGAAAACTGACAATCCTAAAGAACGTGAAAGGATTCGTTTACCAGCCGTTTATGACCCAAAACTCATCGATCATTATTTTCATGTCACAAAAGATGAAGCGTTGCACTTACAAGCGGATTTGTATGAAAAAGAAGGGATTTTTGCAGGTCTTACAACAGGAACTGTGATCACAGGAGCTTTACGATTTTCTGAAACATTATCAGAATCAGAAAAAAATGATAGGAACCCCTTTAATATTGTTATTTTATCTCCCGATAGAGATTAG
- a CDS encoding O-antigen ligase family protein, producing MIGKETFHTFSFVFLAVFFVVSPFSISLSQISCGLSLFFLFLDHIKRKECPSLPLPLIFWAGLYFSFLLIPLLHLESFHWKQNIIKSEFGDSWMGLLLLHQNYLNNAEKKKLKSFVIIGGMFLILSGVVSLLTHYRLAPFVMDGFRYVEGKRLPHLLTELKGISFYLPIGFQSTHLTYGGLLAVYLPSVFVMTFRLVQKKRVIRKHSILLIGNLILSALGLVLLFLNQSRSIWIGFLLGMILLIHKRRTSFKRLFPWIIALTFLILSILILFYHTNWLFQRAIDDIFAKRSLENQRVWIHKMNFSILKEHFGLGIGAGNYETSFIDVAIPIVDSIPELYYDLMITPKSHAHFDFLHGILLGGVTAFCFSIAFLWSITRSLELVPRHFFFYIGIFVIIIAGSFQCYLLDDEVLLPFMGILALMPTQKMDLFLLSQNLKRYFMKEGIWLTLFRMVPFSFGIALLWISLSLTATYLWSRTENKELSLHRTRTQDNFPSPLTQMSINAKTPIPLPFPTKELYFKLSGCLDKEMNFKRNLKPRQKPIRLEILWDKDKQSYLPNSITIEIRKRESFDQDKEYRVHVESVVRKFTIPITGNDHRIEVDPREFENTLPEFVDFGFLYRWQGDAPLLPRIHMQGNCD from the coding sequence ATGATTGGGAAAGAAACATTTCATACGTTTTCCTTTGTTTTTCTGGCTGTTTTTTTTGTCGTATCACCTTTTTCCATTAGCCTTAGCCAAATCTCCTGTGGGTTATCCCTCTTCTTTTTGTTCCTAGACCATATAAAAAGAAAAGAATGTCCAAGTTTACCTTTGCCTCTCATTTTTTGGGCGGGATTGTATTTTAGTTTTTTACTCATCCCCCTCCTTCATTTAGAATCCTTCCATTGGAAGCAAAACATCATCAAATCAGAGTTTGGTGATTCATGGATGGGGTTATTATTACTCCACCAGAACTACCTAAACAATGCAGAGAAAAAGAAACTGAAGTCTTTTGTTATCATAGGTGGTATGTTTCTCATCCTTTCTGGGGTCGTATCCTTATTAACACATTACCGATTGGCTCCCTTTGTGATGGATGGGTTTCGTTATGTGGAAGGAAAAAGACTACCCCACCTACTCACTGAGTTAAAAGGGATTTCTTTTTACTTACCAATTGGTTTCCAAAGTACCCACCTCACTTATGGAGGTCTTTTGGCAGTTTACTTGCCTTCCGTGTTTGTAATGACGTTTCGTTTGGTGCAAAAGAAAAGAGTAATCAGAAAACATTCGATTCTCTTAATTGGAAATTTGATACTTTCTGCTTTGGGTTTGGTATTATTATTTTTAAACCAAAGTAGGTCCATATGGATCGGTTTTTTATTGGGAATGATTCTTCTCATACACAAACGGAGAACATCCTTCAAAAGATTATTCCCTTGGATCATTGCACTTACCTTTTTAATCCTTTCAATTTTGATCCTTTTTTATCATACCAATTGGTTATTCCAAAGGGCAATTGATGATATATTCGCTAAACGTTCGTTAGAGAATCAAAGGGTATGGATTCATAAAATGAATTTTTCTATCTTAAAAGAACATTTTGGGCTTGGGATTGGTGCAGGAAATTACGAAACTTCCTTTATTGATGTTGCAATACCAATTGTGGATTCCATCCCTGAATTGTATTATGATTTGATGATCACACCTAAATCCCATGCGCATTTTGATTTTTTGCATGGAATACTATTGGGTGGAGTCACCGCATTCTGTTTTTCAATAGCATTTTTATGGTCAATCACACGAAGTTTGGAATTGGTTCCTCGCCATTTCTTTTTTTATATTGGCATATTTGTTATCATTATTGCGGGTAGTTTTCAATGTTATCTGTTAGACGATGAAGTTTTACTACCTTTTATGGGTATTTTGGCTTTAATGCCTACACAAAAAATGGATTTGTTTTTGTTATCTCAAAATCTCAAACGTTATTTTATGAAGGAAGGCATTTGGCTCACTTTGTTTCGAATGGTTCCCTTTAGCTTTGGGATCGCCCTATTATGGATCAGTTTGAGTCTCACGGCTACCTACCTTTGGAGTCGCACAGAAAACAAGGAATTAAGCCTTCATAGAACAAGAACTCAGGATAATTTTCCAAGCCCTCTGACACAAATGTCCATCAATGCCAAAACACCTATCCCACTACCATTTCCGACAAAGGAATTGTATTTTAAACTTTCAGGTTGTTTGGATAAAGAAATGAACTTTAAGCGGAATCTAAAGCCAAGACAAAAACCAATCCGATTAGAAATCCTTTGGGACAAAGACAAACAATCTTACTTACCAAACTCAATTACAATTGAAATTCGCAAACGTGAAAGTTTTGACCAAGACAAAGAATACCGTGTGCATGTAGAATCGGTTGTTCGGAAGTTCACGATCCCAATCACAGGGAATGACCATAGGATCGAAGTGGACCCTCGTGAATTCGAGAATACATTGCCAGAATTTGTAGATTTTGGTTTTTTGTATCGCTGGCAAGGTGATGCGCCTCTCTTACCAAGAATTCACATGCAAGGCAACTGTGATTGA
- the leuD gene encoding 3-isopropylmalate dehydratase small subunit has translation MKAFTKLKGIAALLDKANVDTDQIIPKQFLRKIERSGFGKHLFHDWRFLDDAGQKPNPDFVLNAPRYQGATILVTRDNFGCGSSREHAPWALEDYGFRAILSPSYADIFYNNCFKNGMLPIVLPEAQIEEIFQTIDKKPGANLEIDLENQVVVTEEGKKYPFEVDAFRKHCLLNGLDDIGLTLQKADFIQKFEEKNQKEVPWLYRKSV, from the coding sequence ATGAAAGCATTTACAAAATTAAAAGGGATCGCAGCCCTTCTTGACAAAGCCAATGTTGACACAGACCAAATCATCCCAAAGCAGTTCCTTCGTAAAATTGAAAGGTCTGGTTTTGGAAAACATTTGTTCCATGATTGGAGATTTTTAGACGATGCAGGCCAAAAACCAAACCCTGACTTTGTCCTGAATGCACCTAGATACCAAGGCGCCACGATCCTTGTCACTCGTGATAATTTTGGATGTGGTTCATCCCGCGAACATGCACCTTGGGCGTTAGAAGATTATGGGTTTCGAGCGATCCTTTCTCCATCATATGCAGATATTTTTTACAATAACTGTTTCAAAAATGGAATGCTCCCGATTGTTTTACCTGAAGCTCAAATTGAAGAAATTTTCCAAACAATCGACAAAAAACCTGGTGCTAATTTAGAAATCGATTTGGAAAACCAAGTTGTCGTGACAGAAGAAGGAAAAAAATATCCTTTTGAAGTCGATGCTTTTCGCAAACATTGCCTTCTCAATGGTTTGGATGATATTGGACTTACCCTTCAAAAAGCAGATTTTATTCAAAAATTTGAAGAAAAGAACCAAAAAGAAGTTCCCTGGTTGTACAGAAAGAGTGTATAA
- a CDS encoding LBBP_01157 family protein, with amino-acid sequence MAKNKSQSKSGFLKKLFSFFSKGQNKKELDPSKRKKEPKSFAMEWAAASESWKKKLPTKQISSGVVIESKKFRLTKTNEKLFRIEGEDYSIILVTDNHLYKNKDGKWAGVLFVDEGLLNQNLAKEIRNLDDFLDLQAIPRADLFLESDSPKEDWRIVLGWERFWQEQLILQISPNSLALVMLAIGEECKEFFIKVATERQKRLVRDELFYLNLGNHNDTNPHSKSKNLFGFGNALKEFGYKINLIRERREKELEHGA; translated from the coding sequence ATGGCAAAAAATAAATCCCAGTCCAAATCTGGCTTCTTAAAAAAACTTTTTTCCTTTTTCTCCAAGGGTCAAAACAAAAAAGAATTGGATCCTTCAAAAAGGAAAAAAGAACCAAAATCCTTTGCCATGGAATGGGCGGCGGCTTCTGAAAGTTGGAAAAAAAAACTCCCCACCAAACAAATCTCATCTGGTGTTGTCATTGAATCAAAAAAGTTTCGTTTGACCAAAACAAATGAAAAACTCTTTCGCATAGAAGGAGAAGATTATTCAATCATCCTCGTCACGGATAACCATTTGTATAAAAATAAAGATGGAAAATGGGCTGGAGTATTGTTTGTGGATGAAGGTTTGTTAAATCAGAATCTTGCAAAAGAAATTCGAAATTTAGATGATTTTTTAGACTTACAAGCCATTCCTAGAGCGGATTTATTTTTAGAATCAGATTCACCAAAAGAAGACTGGAGAATTGTCCTTGGTTGGGAACGATTTTGGCAAGAACAACTAATCTTACAGATCTCACCTAATTCACTGGCTCTTGTGATGCTTGCGATTGGGGAAGAGTGTAAAGAGTTTTTTATCAAAGTCGCAACGGAAAGACAAAAGAGACTTGTTCGTGATGAATTATTTTATTTGAATTTAGGAAATCATAACGATACCAATCCTCATTCCAAATCCAAAAATCTTTTTGGTTTTGGGAATGCCTTAAAAGAATTTGGATATAAGATCAATTTAATCAGAGAAAGAAGAGAAAAGGAATTAGAACATGGAGCATAG
- the leuC gene encoding 3-isopropylmalate dehydratase large subunit, translating to MKTMFEKIWNDHLVHEDDGTCLIYIDRHLVHEVTSPQAFESLKLTNRKVRRPDATFATMDHNVSTRTRDWKSVDPISVLQMQTLMDNCKENGITLFDINHPDNGIVHVVAPELGLTHPGMTIVCGDSHTATHGAFGALAFGIGTSEVEHVLATQTLVQKKPKTLEIRVDGKLSPLVSAKDIVLAIIGKIGTDGATGYVIEFTGEAIRSLSMEGRMTICNMAIEAGARAGLISPDETTINYIKGRDYAPKGEAFELAAAKWKAYATDPGAKFDKTVTLNANEIAPMVSWGTSPGQVIPVTATVPSPNDFSDPVQKKSAESALAYMDLKPGQKLSDVKVNKVFIGSCTNSRIEDLRVVAETVKGKKVSKDVEAIIVPGSGRVKRQAESEGLDQIFIEAGFQWRNPGCSMCLAMNDDVLSPGDRCASTSNRNFEGRQGKGGRTHLVGPAMAAAVAVEGHFVDIREWK from the coding sequence ATGAAAACCATGTTCGAGAAGATTTGGAATGACCATTTGGTGCACGAGGATGATGGGACCTGTCTCATCTACATTGACCGCCACCTCGTCCACGAAGTAACTAGCCCACAAGCCTTCGAAAGTTTGAAACTGACAAATAGAAAAGTCAGACGCCCTGATGCAACCTTTGCGACGATGGATCATAACGTATCCACAAGGACAAGAGATTGGAAATCAGTGGATCCCATTTCTGTTTTGCAAATGCAAACGTTAATGGATAATTGCAAAGAAAACGGAATTACATTATTTGATATCAATCACCCTGACAATGGAATCGTACACGTTGTGGCTCCAGAACTTGGGCTCACTCATCCTGGTATGACGATTGTTTGTGGGGATTCTCATACGGCAACTCATGGTGCTTTTGGTGCTCTTGCTTTTGGAATAGGAACATCTGAAGTAGAACATGTGCTCGCTACCCAAACCCTAGTCCAAAAGAAACCGAAAACATTGGAAATCCGAGTTGATGGAAAACTTTCTCCCTTAGTTTCTGCAAAAGACATCGTCCTTGCTATCATCGGAAAAATTGGAACGGACGGAGCAACAGGTTATGTCATCGAGTTCACGGGCGAAGCAATTCGCTCACTCAGTATGGAAGGTAGGATGACCATTTGTAATATGGCAATCGAAGCTGGTGCAAGAGCGGGTCTTATCTCTCCTGATGAAACAACAATTAACTACATTAAGGGTCGTGATTATGCACCAAAAGGTGAAGCATTTGAATTAGCAGCTGCTAAATGGAAGGCCTATGCCACTGACCCTGGTGCCAAGTTTGATAAAACAGTCACACTCAATGCAAATGAAATTGCGCCAATGGTATCTTGGGGAACTTCTCCAGGACAAGTGATCCCAGTCACTGCAACAGTGCCTAGTCCTAATGATTTTTCAGATCCAGTACAGAAAAAATCAGCTGAATCAGCCCTTGCCTATATGGATTTAAAACCAGGCCAAAAACTTTCGGATGTAAAAGTGAATAAAGTATTCATTGGATCTTGTACCAATTCAAGGATCGAAGACTTACGCGTTGTCGCAGAGACTGTCAAAGGGAAAAAAGTCAGTAAAGATGTCGAAGCAATCATCGTGCCAGGTTCTGGCCGAGTGAAACGCCAAGCAGAAAGTGAAGGCCTTGATCAAATTTTTATCGAAGCTGGCTTCCAGTGGAGGAACCCAGGTTGTTCGATGTGCCTTGCGATGAATGATGACGTATTGTCCCCGGGTGATCGTTGTGCTTCAACCTCCAATAGAAATTTTGAAGGAAGGCAAGGGAAAGGTGGGAGAACCCACTTAGTAGGACCAGCAATGGCTGCCGCTGTAGCGGTAGAAGGTCACTTTGTAGACATTCGGGAGTGGAAATAA
- a CDS encoding FHA domain-containing protein: MENNLRKPPFYFSNWFFLFVFCVSFPIFSQSQISLRSIDLTSYPNVKLRLHVNGELDLSGYTLSEQLGNTARFTDGFQLSRFEKKNPLYLSISIPSYTNSEDRRWLLTLVNQLVKVSEQSGGQAKLHIQSDDKFHVFERIRSQVLDVSFPFPKEKIPQFPIRNWEKLVGSIPKNETSEDHILLLVSFSKEWPDRFEIPEFAKQIREKGLKLIVLSPHSLEANKLVSYAKGDFYPISKQESFESLFLNLKETMSPDLELSYISPWKLSLWKENEVNGSLTSVPTGIQFGFQYEITPFQTLYLKISDPFVFFPVSLFLICLCIASLYYLRGFEQTNADQVRQPSLTPVSNVENLERRDELEVYDRMYGETLEKAAKDREIALATKERTILPGTSYTYAVIQVREGNQLYDPIPLQWSEMTIGNFESNHIVLHDPTVSGLHAKIKNRKGKYILFDCVSEGGVYLNGRKLLRPKVLHNLDEIQLGKSILTFRGRY; encoded by the coding sequence ATGGAAAACAACTTAAGGAAGCCTCCGTTTTATTTCAGTAATTGGTTTTTCCTTTTTGTTTTTTGTGTTTCTTTTCCTATTTTTTCTCAGTCTCAGATTTCCCTTCGATCCATTGATTTAACTTCCTATCCCAATGTAAAATTACGACTCCATGTTAATGGAGAATTGGATCTAAGCGGTTATACACTCTCGGAACAATTAGGAAATACTGCACGGTTTACCGATGGTTTTCAATTATCTCGTTTTGAAAAAAAGAATCCTTTGTATTTATCCATTTCAATACCAAGTTATACGAATTCAGAAGATAGACGTTGGTTACTCACTCTTGTCAACCAACTAGTGAAGGTATCAGAACAAAGTGGTGGCCAAGCGAAACTTCATATCCAATCGGATGATAAATTTCATGTATTTGAAAGGATTCGATCCCAAGTTTTGGATGTTTCGTTTCCATTTCCTAAGGAAAAAATCCCTCAGTTTCCAATACGCAATTGGGAAAAGTTAGTTGGTTCAATTCCAAAGAACGAAACTAGTGAAGATCATATTCTATTACTTGTTAGTTTTTCGAAAGAATGGCCAGACCGATTTGAAATTCCTGAATTCGCAAAACAAATTCGAGAGAAAGGTCTGAAACTCATTGTCCTTTCTCCCCATTCATTGGAAGCAAATAAACTAGTAAGTTATGCGAAGGGTGATTTTTATCCCATATCAAAACAAGAAAGTTTTGAATCTTTATTTTTGAATTTAAAAGAAACCATGAGTCCAGATTTGGAACTTTCCTATATTTCACCTTGGAAATTATCCTTATGGAAAGAAAATGAAGTGAATGGTTCCCTTACATCGGTTCCCACTGGTATCCAATTTGGATTCCAATATGAAATCACTCCATTCCAAACTCTATATTTAAAAATTTCTGACCCTTTTGTTTTTTTCCCTGTGAGTTTATTTTTAATTTGTTTGTGTATCGCTTCTCTCTATTACTTACGAGGTTTTGAACAAACTAATGCTGATCAGGTGCGCCAACCTTCTTTAACTCCTGTCTCGAATGTTGAAAATCTGGAACGTAGGGATGAGTTAGAAGTATATGACAGGATGTATGGTGAAACATTGGAGAAGGCAGCAAAGGATCGCGAAATTGCCCTTGCAACTAAAGAAAGGACAATTTTACCAGGGACATCCTATACTTATGCTGTCATCCAAGTGAGGGAAGGAAACCAATTGTATGATCCAATTCCACTTCAATGGTCAGAAATGACCATTGGTAACTTTGAGTCCAACCATATTGTACTGCATGACCCAACTGTGTCTGGTCTCCATGCCAAAATAAAAAATCGCAAAGGGAAATATATATTGTTTGATTGTGTTTCAGAGGGGGGTGTATACTTAAACGGTAGAAAATTGTTACGCCCTAAAGTCTTGCACAATTTGGACGAAATCCAATTAGGAAAATCAATTCTTACATTCCGAGGGAGATACTGA
- a CDS encoding D-sedoheptulose 7-phosphate isomerase yields the protein MEHSQLIQTHIEESIRVKEQLLPTLLPNISQAGKILVESLKADGILYFAGNGGSSCDASHIAAELVIRYKSGNERKAIPAIALNSDQAVLTACSNDYGYEFLFQRQLEAFGKSKDVFVGLTTSGNSKNIILAVEEAKKNGMKVVLLLGGDGGKLKGKADVEIIVPSHVTARIQESHILIGHILCSIIEKELFGLD from the coding sequence ATGGAGCATAGCCAATTAATTCAAACCCATATCGAAGAATCCATTCGAGTGAAAGAACAACTTCTTCCAACTCTTCTTCCAAACATTTCACAAGCGGGAAAGATCCTTGTTGAATCACTAAAGGCAGACGGAATTTTATACTTTGCAGGAAATGGAGGATCCAGTTGTGATGCTTCCCATATTGCTGCGGAACTAGTCATTCGTTATAAGTCAGGGAATGAAAGGAAAGCCATTCCTGCCATTGCGCTAAACAGTGATCAGGCGGTGCTCACTGCTTGTTCTAATGATTATGGATATGAGTTTCTATTCCAAAGGCAACTGGAAGCATTTGGTAAGTCAAAAGATGTATTTGTCGGACTTACTACTTCAGGCAATTCTAAAAATATCATACTGGCAGTGGAAGAAGCAAAAAAAAATGGAATGAAAGTGGTTCTACTCCTTGGTGGTGATGGCGGAAAATTAAAGGGGAAAGCCGATGTGGAAATCATTGTCCCATCCCACGTAACCGCAAGGATACAAGAATCCCATATTTTAATTGGACACATTCTTTGTAGTATCATTGAAAAGGAATTGTTTGGGCTTGATTGA
- a CDS encoding glycosyltransferase family 2 protein: MDGKRKRKLSVAIITFNEEKNIGDCIRSVESIADEIIVLDSLSTDRTKEIATSFSKVRFFEAPFPGHVEQKNKAISFCQNDWILSLDADERANDVLQKSITTFLEAEEVRCDGFKIARLTFHLGRWIRFSGWYPQRRFRLFKKENASWIGENPHDFIELKPGSIGKVMKGDILHYSFTDFSHQITTINQFSSIVAYTRYAKGERFSLLKTLFKPLGKFLEIYLFKFGFLDGIPGLWIALASSFSTFLKYAKLYELDTLKLERPSNIRKDYGKK; the protein is encoded by the coding sequence ATGGATGGCAAGAGAAAAAGAAAATTGTCGGTGGCCATCATCACCTTCAATGAAGAGAAAAATATTGGGGATTGTATCCGTTCGGTAGAATCCATTGCAGATGAAATCATCGTTCTAGACTCTTTGAGTACGGACCGAACGAAGGAAATTGCCACATCCTTTTCCAAGGTCCGTTTTTTCGAAGCTCCATTTCCTGGGCATGTCGAACAAAAAAATAAAGCAATCTCCTTTTGCCAAAATGATTGGATTCTTTCCCTTGATGCTGATGAAAGAGCAAATGATGTTTTACAAAAATCCATCACGACCTTTTTAGAAGCAGAAGAGGTCAGGTGTGATGGATTTAAAATTGCGAGACTCACGTTTCATTTAGGACGTTGGATTCGTTTTAGCGGTTGGTATCCACAACGTCGTTTCCGATTGTTCAAAAAAGAAAATGCAAGTTGGATCGGGGAAAACCCACATGACTTTATCGAACTAAAACCAGGTTCTATTGGGAAAGTGATGAAGGGTGATATTTTGCATTATAGTTTTACTGACTTCAGCCACCAAATCACAACTATTAATCAATTTTCTAGTATTGTTGCATACACTCGTTATGCGAAAGGAGAAAGGTTTTCCCTTTTGAAAACGTTATTCAAACCATTGGGGAAATTTCTGGAAATCTATTTATTTAAATTTGGATTTTTAGATGGAATTCCTGGACTTTGGATTGCCCTTGCTTCCTCATTTTCTACATTCCTCAAATATGCAAAACTCTATGAATTAGATACGTTGAAATTGGAAAGACCTTCCAATATTAGAAAAGACTATGGCAAAAAATAA
- a CDS encoding ATP-binding cassette domain-containing protein — translation MIDSPIIQIQNATLKSKEGHFIWKSIGLNIQTGTIHGIIGESGSGKSTLALALFSILPEGYQLTYDTFSVLGESVFSDHFHEKPNLFLVPQNPNLAFHPYRTIESQITDFLKLSKLSHITVETVLTYFDQLAISRTHWKQYAKNLSGGEKQRILLVLAFLRHPKILVLDEPTTGLDAFSEKIVLETVEKLAKSGMTVVFITHELRIVASLASQVTIMKEGEVVESLPISNQQLEPNSEYGKQLKEASVLFQ, via the coding sequence TTGATTGATTCTCCCATCATCCAAATCCAAAATGCCACACTTAAATCCAAAGAGGGGCACTTCATTTGGAAATCAATCGGACTAAATATCCAAACAGGAACCATTCACGGAATTATCGGTGAATCTGGGTCTGGGAAATCAACTCTTGCTTTGGCATTGTTTTCCATTTTACCAGAAGGATACCAATTGACGTATGATACCTTTTCGGTTTTAGGTGAGTCAGTTTTCTCAGATCATTTTCATGAGAAACCAAATTTATTCCTCGTTCCGCAAAATCCCAATTTAGCATTCCATCCCTATCGTACCATCGAGAGCCAAATCACAGATTTTTTAAAGTTATCGAAATTATCCCACATAACAGTAGAAACAGTTTTAACTTATTTTGATCAACTAGCGATCTCTCGTACACATTGGAAACAATATGCAAAAAATCTTTCAGGAGGGGAAAAACAAAGGATTCTACTGGTTCTTGCTTTCCTGCGTCATCCAAAGATATTAGTCTTGGATGAACCAACAACAGGGCTTGATGCATTTTCCGAAAAAATTGTCTTGGAAACTGTGGAAAAATTAGCAAAATCGGGTATGACAGTTGTTTTTATTACACACGAGCTTCGGATCGTCGCAAGTCTGGCATCCCAAGTTACGATAATGAAAGAAGGGGAAGTTGTCGAATCACTTCCCATTTCAAACCAACAATTGGAGCCAAATTCAGAATATGGAAAACAACTTAAGGAAGCCTCCGTTTTATTTCAGTAA
- a CDS encoding FKBP-type peptidyl-prolyl cis-trans isomerase: MKKLFLTLSFLMFVTSVFADELLIQDTKQGLGKEAIRGTTVVVHYTGKLTNGKVFDSSVDRGEPFSFQLGQGQVIQGWERGIVGMKEGGKRKLTIPPKYGYGERAVGPIPANSTLVFDVELIKVK; the protein is encoded by the coding sequence ATGAAAAAGTTATTCTTAACTCTTAGTTTTTTGATGTTCGTTACCAGTGTTTTTGCAGATGAACTTTTAATCCAAGACACCAAACAAGGATTAGGCAAAGAAGCAATCCGTGGAACAACCGTTGTTGTCCACTATACAGGTAAGTTAACCAATGGTAAAGTTTTTGACTCGTCTGTCGACCGTGGGGAACCATTTAGTTTCCAACTCGGCCAGGGCCAAGTGATCCAAGGATGGGAACGTGGGATTGTGGGAATGAAAGAAGGTGGGAAAAGAAAACTTACCATTCCACCTAAATATGGTTATGGGGAAAGAGCTGTTGGTCCAATTCCTGCAAACTCGACTCTCGTTTTTGACGTAGAATTGATAAAAGTAAAATAA